One Alicyclobacillus acidoterrestris DNA window includes the following coding sequences:
- a CDS encoding nitroreductase family protein codes for MDIFEAITGRRNIKLFRPDAIDEATWMKWLEAASYAPNHRMNQPWQVIVIGDEARVKINHKPNFGDAPLVLAFVAEGSDKPIERDENLVAVSSFIQNFSLAAHAAGAGTRWTSIGNTPNTREILGVTDETATIWILGVGYPAEVPEVKERSPIETKIKRLP; via the coding sequence ATGGATATTTTCGAGGCGATTACCGGGCGTCGGAACATTAAATTGTTTCGGCCGGATGCGATTGATGAAGCAACGTGGATGAAGTGGCTAGAGGCGGCTAGCTATGCTCCGAACCACCGCATGAATCAACCTTGGCAAGTGATTGTCATCGGCGATGAGGCGCGGGTGAAAATCAATCATAAGCCCAACTTCGGCGACGCGCCCTTAGTGTTGGCGTTTGTGGCAGAGGGGTCAGACAAACCGATTGAGCGCGATGAGAACTTGGTGGCTGTTTCGTCGTTCATTCAGAATTTCTCCTTGGCTGCGCACGCCGCAGGTGCTGGTACGCGGTGGACGTCCATTGGGAACACGCCAAATACTCGGGAGATTCTCGGCGTGACGGATGAGACAGCAACCATCTGGATCCTCGGAGTTGGTTATCCGGCGGAGGTTCCTGAGGTGAAAGAGCGGTCGCCTATCGAGACCAAAATAAAGCGACTTCCGTAA
- the rnz gene encoding ribonuclease Z — protein MELYFLGTGAGMPSTRRNVTSVAIRLNQERGSFWLVDCGEGTQQQMLSSPLKPRQLEKLFITHLHGDHLFGLPGLLGSRAFQGGQTPLVIYGPKGLSEFVETTLRVSDTHLTYDIEVCEIDEGIVFEDDQFVVSSRKLSHGVLSFGYRFEESPSAGRLNTEKLAQEGIAEGPIYGQLKKGHDVALPDGRVLSAEDYVSAPIPGRKIVILGDTTPCEAVTQLAAGADVLVHEATYAAFDSDKARAHHHSTAVDAATAARDAGVGALILTHVSARYDEVGLAHLLDDAQTVFPNTFLATDHWSIAVPRSGTIHAPIGPPPSSA, from the coding sequence GTGGAGCTCTATTTTCTAGGTACGGGGGCCGGAATGCCATCGACGCGACGCAACGTGACATCCGTGGCAATTCGGTTGAACCAAGAGCGGGGATCTTTTTGGCTCGTCGATTGTGGAGAGGGCACGCAGCAACAAATGCTGTCCTCCCCCCTCAAGCCCCGCCAACTCGAAAAATTATTTATCACGCATTTGCACGGTGACCATCTGTTCGGATTGCCAGGTCTTCTCGGCAGCCGCGCCTTTCAAGGTGGACAAACTCCCCTCGTGATTTACGGCCCGAAGGGACTCTCTGAGTTTGTGGAGACGACGCTGCGCGTGAGTGACACACATCTCACATATGACATAGAGGTGTGTGAGATTGACGAAGGCATCGTGTTTGAGGATGACCAGTTTGTGGTGTCTTCACGCAAGTTGTCTCACGGCGTGCTATCCTTTGGCTACCGCTTCGAGGAATCGCCCTCTGCAGGTCGGCTGAACACGGAGAAGCTCGCGCAAGAAGGCATCGCGGAGGGTCCGATTTACGGACAGCTCAAAAAGGGGCACGACGTCGCCTTGCCCGACGGACGCGTGCTTTCTGCGGAGGATTATGTATCGGCGCCAATTCCGGGGCGCAAAATCGTCATCCTCGGCGACACGACGCCTTGCGAAGCCGTCACGCAACTTGCGGCAGGAGCCGATGTACTCGTTCACGAAGCCACGTACGCGGCCTTTGATTCCGACAAAGCGCGGGCACATCACCACTCGACCGCCGTCGACGCGGCGACCGCAGCGCGCGACGCAGGGGTCGGCGCACTGATTCTCACGCACGTCAGCGCGCGCTACGACGAAGTCGGGCTTGCCCACCTCTTGGATGATGCGCAGACTGTGTTCCCAAATACGTTCTTAGCAACAGATCACTGGTCCATTGCTGTCCCGCGCTCTGGTACCATCCATGCGCCGATAGGGCCTCCACCCTCTTCTGCGTGA
- a CDS encoding MFS transporter — MASQTQDELAQKPARSNILNQPAPVFAVAFACIIAFMGLGLVDPILPAISAQLHASKAQTELLFTSYNLVTGVAMLITGFISTRIGPKWTLLIGLFIIVCFSFLAGHSSSVGQIVGFRAGWGLGNALFIATALSVIVGVARGTTANAIILYEAALGLGISVGPLLGGTLGAHSWRDPFYGVATLMAIGFICVLLFLRGVPRPAQRSSIVAPFKALKYKGLLTLALTALFYNFGFFTLLAYTPYPLKSIGIHGLGYVFFGWGVLLAITSVFVAPRLQNRFGLLPTMYTMLALITITLLVMAFAVHSVVTLSICVIVVGAFLGVNNTLVTTAVMGAAPVERPTASAAYSFVRFVGGGIAPWLAGKLSDTISAAMPFYIGALGVFIGIICLFIGRKALAHVNHAKAH, encoded by the coding sequence ATGGCATCTCAAACTCAGGATGAACTTGCCCAAAAACCCGCACGGTCCAATATCCTCAACCAACCGGCGCCGGTTTTTGCGGTCGCATTTGCCTGTATTATCGCATTTATGGGCCTCGGCTTGGTCGACCCCATTTTACCAGCCATCAGCGCGCAACTGCACGCGTCCAAGGCACAAACAGAATTATTGTTCACCAGCTACAACCTCGTTACAGGTGTCGCCATGCTCATTACTGGCTTCATCAGCACGCGGATTGGTCCAAAATGGACACTGCTCATCGGTCTTTTCATCATTGTCTGCTTCTCATTTCTCGCCGGCCACTCGAGTAGTGTTGGCCAAATCGTCGGATTCCGCGCAGGTTGGGGATTGGGTAACGCCCTGTTTATTGCAACCGCGCTCAGCGTCATTGTCGGTGTTGCACGCGGCACCACCGCGAACGCCATCATTCTCTACGAGGCAGCGTTAGGGCTGGGAATTTCGGTCGGTCCACTGCTCGGAGGCACGCTCGGTGCACATAGCTGGCGAGATCCGTTCTATGGCGTCGCCACCTTAATGGCGATTGGCTTCATTTGCGTTTTGCTCTTTCTGCGCGGTGTACCGCGACCGGCTCAGCGCAGTTCCATTGTCGCCCCGTTTAAGGCGCTAAAATACAAAGGCTTACTCACGCTCGCACTCACAGCCTTGTTTTACAACTTTGGCTTCTTTACCCTTTTGGCGTATACCCCCTATCCGTTGAAATCAATTGGCATTCACGGATTGGGTTATGTGTTCTTTGGTTGGGGCGTTCTGCTCGCGATTACCTCCGTATTCGTGGCGCCGCGCCTCCAGAATCGCTTCGGCCTCCTGCCGACGATGTACACCATGCTCGCCCTTATCACCATCACGCTGTTGGTCATGGCATTTGCGGTACATTCCGTTGTCACACTGTCGATTTGCGTGATTGTCGTTGGCGCATTTTTAGGTGTGAACAACACGCTTGTCACAACCGCCGTCATGGGCGCGGCGCCCGTCGAGCGCCCGACCGCATCTGCAGCCTACAGCTTTGTTCGCTTCGTCGGTGGTGGCATTGCACCCTGGTTAGCGGGTAAACTGAGTGATACCATCAGCGCCGCCATGCCGTTTTATATTGGCGCGCTCGGCGTGTTTATCGGCATTATCTGTTTGTTCATCGGCCGAAAGGCTCTTGCTCACGTCAATCACGCCAAAGCACACTGA
- the aroA gene encoding 3-phosphoshikimate 1-carboxyvinyltransferase — protein MSANEANADLQARSPWALRDVTRATIHPVDGPIDANLVVPGSKSFTNRALIVAALASGTSRLSGLLRSDDAYWCIEALRTLGVQVDVSGDEVTVHGIGGSWPNQAGRVYTGAGGTTARFLTSALAAGRGEWFIEGSKRMNERPMGVLFETLRDLGATIRPATERADTLPITLSTQGLRGGRVQMSGAVSSQFISGVLIAAPYAKAPLTIEITDTIVQHAYVHITLDMMRAFGANVTADEQLHEMAVTPTGYQGRDYEIEADASTACYFWAIAALTGGRVRVRNLAYNTRQPDVHFVDVLRDMGCTVDTDGGQGIEVQGPAKLRGGMTVSMKEMSDQTLTLAFLAPFADAPIVITDVGHIRHHESDRLAVICETLRRLSITVEERPDGVTIHPGTPKGTLLSSYDDHRVAMAQSIIGVRVPGVEIDDPGCVSKTCPMFFEKLREIGIDVTLV, from the coding sequence ATGTCAGCCAATGAGGCAAATGCCGATTTGCAAGCGAGATCGCCATGGGCGCTACGTGACGTGACCCGTGCGACGATACACCCGGTGGATGGGCCGATTGACGCCAATCTCGTGGTGCCGGGCAGCAAGAGTTTCACGAACCGGGCGTTGATTGTGGCGGCCCTTGCGAGCGGCACGTCGCGATTGTCCGGATTGCTTCGCAGCGACGATGCGTACTGGTGCATTGAAGCGCTACGGACCCTTGGCGTGCAAGTGGATGTCTCGGGGGATGAAGTCACCGTACACGGCATCGGCGGATCTTGGCCGAACCAGGCAGGTCGCGTGTACACAGGTGCGGGCGGTACGACGGCTCGGTTTTTGACCAGTGCGCTCGCTGCCGGTCGTGGAGAATGGTTTATCGAGGGCAGCAAGCGCATGAACGAGCGCCCGATGGGGGTTCTGTTTGAGACGCTTCGCGATTTGGGCGCAACTATCCGGCCAGCGACAGAGCGAGCTGACACATTGCCCATCACGCTGTCCACGCAAGGTTTGCGCGGCGGCCGCGTTCAGATGTCGGGGGCGGTGTCGAGCCAGTTTATCAGTGGCGTGCTGATTGCGGCGCCGTATGCCAAAGCGCCGTTGACCATAGAAATCACGGATACGATTGTGCAGCATGCGTATGTACATATCACACTGGATATGATGCGGGCGTTTGGGGCGAATGTCACTGCCGACGAACAACTGCACGAGATGGCGGTAACGCCGACAGGATACCAGGGCCGCGATTATGAAATCGAAGCGGACGCGTCCACGGCTTGCTACTTTTGGGCCATCGCCGCGTTGACGGGCGGCCGCGTGCGCGTGCGCAATCTGGCGTACAACACACGCCAGCCGGACGTACATTTCGTCGACGTATTGCGCGATATGGGATGCACAGTCGATACGGATGGCGGGCAAGGCATCGAAGTTCAAGGACCTGCCAAGTTGCGCGGCGGGATGACCGTGAGCATGAAGGAGATGTCTGATCAGACGCTGACCTTGGCATTCCTTGCGCCGTTTGCCGACGCACCAATTGTCATTACGGACGTTGGGCACATTCGGCACCACGAGTCGGACAGGTTAGCGGTGATTTGCGAAACACTTCGGCGTCTTTCCATCACGGTAGAGGAACGGCCAGACGGGGTTACGATTCACCCGGGTACACCGAAGGGAACGCTCCTGTCGTCCTATGATGACCACCGCGTTGCCATGGCGCAGTCCATCATCGGCGTGCGAGTGCCTGGAGTGGAGATTGATGATCCGGGATGCGTATCGAAAACGTGTCCGATGTTTTTTGAAAAACTGCGGGAAATTGGTATTGATGTGACGCTGGTATAA
- a CDS encoding MarR family winged helix-turn-helix transcriptional regulator encodes MDDIFQQIEQEVAVFARRIEGARTRTYGTAQLDRSAYLLLLYLHQNGRCTQGEYAAAFELDTSTVSRQIVPLVEMGLVERKVAPQDKRSSVLQITAQGVEKLQEVRQARRELYEEVLEDWTPSEQGQFLYLLQRFNARLKERAEARAAMRKGRS; translated from the coding sequence GTGGACGATATATTTCAACAAATTGAGCAGGAAGTGGCTGTGTTTGCCCGCCGGATCGAGGGGGCCCGCACGCGGACGTACGGAACGGCACAACTGGATAGATCTGCTTATTTGCTTCTGCTCTATCTCCACCAAAACGGGCGGTGTACGCAAGGCGAGTACGCGGCGGCGTTCGAATTGGATACTTCGACGGTCAGTCGGCAAATTGTCCCGCTTGTCGAGATGGGGTTGGTGGAGCGCAAAGTGGCCCCGCAGGACAAGCGCAGCAGTGTATTGCAGATAACCGCCCAGGGTGTCGAGAAATTGCAGGAAGTTCGGCAAGCCCGCAGAGAGCTCTATGAGGAAGTGTTGGAGGATTGGACGCCATCCGAACAAGGTCAGTTCCTCTACCTGCTGCAGCGATTTAACGCGCGCCTAAAGGAACGCGCGGAGGCACGGGCGGCGATGCGCAAGGGGCGGTCGTAG